The following are from one region of the Kineococcus aurantiacus genome:
- a CDS encoding ABC transporter substrate-binding protein produces the protein MTHQPQPSPHRTTSSATGSFTNRRSATSRRTFLAGAAATAGLTATACSSGDDSAAGGSGGDSGPVTLQFWTYSLKGGDPAAQAIIERYHELNPDVTVKLSEVGGTPETASKLLAADRADTAPDVVQIEYRALPSLVVAGVVADLTKQVSSSKAGAQDNIWSLCTLDDTVYGVPQDIGPMMFTYRKDLFDQYGVKVPTTWAEYAAAAEAIHTADPSVYIASFAATQFEFFAAHAAQAGAKWWSNDGETWTVSLTDDASLATADFWQDLVRRDLVTVQPLLTPEWNAQVNAGKILSWAAAAWAPSVLYSVAPDTAGKWESAPLPQWTPGDSAVPFLGGSTYLVPAKSKHADAAAKFAAWLGASDEGSKLLLTLDIYPGGNGGREATLKSAPPRLMPQQTDFYQIADQVIDDTTITQTWGPNVNVASSTFGDALNEAALGGGSFRDVYASTQAAIIADLKKSGFTVS, from the coding sequence ATGACCCACCAGCCCCAGCCCAGCCCCCACCGCACGACCAGCTCCGCGACCGGCAGCTTCACCAACAGGCGCTCAGCGACCTCCCGGCGCACCTTCCTGGCCGGCGCCGCAGCCACGGCCGGCTTGACCGCCACCGCATGCAGCTCCGGCGACGACTCCGCCGCCGGCGGTTCCGGCGGTGACAGCGGCCCGGTCACCCTGCAGTTCTGGACCTACTCCCTCAAGGGCGGTGACCCGGCCGCCCAGGCCATCATCGAGCGCTACCACGAGCTCAACCCCGACGTCACCGTCAAGCTGTCCGAGGTCGGCGGCACCCCGGAGACCGCCTCGAAGCTGTTGGCCGCCGACCGCGCCGACACCGCCCCCGACGTCGTGCAGATCGAGTACCGCGCCCTGCCCTCCCTCGTCGTGGCCGGAGTCGTGGCCGACCTGACCAAGCAGGTGTCCTCCTCCAAGGCCGGGGCCCAGGACAACATCTGGTCCCTGTGCACCCTCGACGACACCGTCTACGGCGTGCCGCAGGACATCGGCCCGATGATGTTCACCTACCGCAAGGACCTCTTCGACCAGTACGGCGTGAAGGTCCCCACCACGTGGGCCGAGTACGCCGCCGCCGCTGAGGCCATCCACACCGCCGACCCCAGCGTCTACATCGCCAGCTTCGCCGCCACCCAGTTCGAGTTCTTCGCCGCCCACGCCGCCCAGGCCGGGGCGAAGTGGTGGTCCAACGACGGTGAGACCTGGACGGTCAGCCTCACCGATGACGCCTCACTGGCCACCGCCGACTTCTGGCAGGACCTGGTCCGCCGGGACCTGGTGACCGTCCAGCCGCTGCTGACCCCGGAGTGGAACGCCCAGGTCAACGCCGGGAAGATCCTCAGCTGGGCCGCCGCGGCCTGGGCCCCCAGCGTCTTGTACTCCGTGGCCCCCGACACCGCCGGCAAGTGGGAGTCCGCACCGCTGCCGCAGTGGACCCCGGGTGACTCGGCGGTTCCCTTCCTCGGCGGCTCGACCTACCTGGTGCCGGCGAAGTCCAAGCACGCCGACGCGGCGGCGAAGTTCGCCGCCTGGCTGGGAGCCTCCGACGAGGGCTCGAAGCTGCTGCTCACCCTCGACATCTACCCCGGCGGCAACGGCGGACGCGAAGCCACCTTGAAGTCCGCCCCGCCGCGCCTGATGCCGCAGCAGACGGACTTCTACCAGATCGCCGACCAGGTCATCGACGACACCACCATCACCCAAACCTGGGGCCCCAACGTCAACGTCGCCAGCTCCACCTTCGGCGACG